The proteins below come from a single Streptomyces sp. M92 genomic window:
- a CDS encoding YggT family protein: MSVVLDVVYIALMCFLIVLIFRLVMDYVFQFARSWQPGKAMVVVLEATYTVTDPPLKLLRRFIPPLRLGGVALDLSFFVLMIIVYILIAIVSRL, encoded by the coding sequence ATGAGCGTGGTCCTGGATGTCGTCTACATCGCGCTGATGTGCTTCCTCATCGTGCTCATCTTCCGGTTGGTCATGGACTACGTCTTCCAGTTCGCCCGCTCGTGGCAACCCGGCAAGGCGATGGTGGTCGTTCTGGAGGCCACCTACACTGTCACCGATCCACCGCTGAAGCTTCTGCGGCGGTTCATTCCGCCGCTGCGTCTCGGGGGCGTGGCGCTCGACCTGTCCTTCTTCGTACTGATGATCATCGTCTACATCCTGATCGCGATCGTGAGCCGGCTGTGA
- the ftsQ gene encoding cell division protein FtsQ codes for MAGPTTAERGERQQESSGPPRARWLRPPRLRTVVVAAVVLVLLAGGTVWLLYGSDWTRVERVSVSGARVLTPGQVRAAADVPIGDPLVAVDTAAIEARLARALPRIDEVRVERSWPHGIELKVTERTPVLIVQKGGKYVEVDDEGVRFATVSRAPKGVPELELDLARSGNAAASLRRFDEDRLVRAAVGVAGRLPDAVAKDVRTVKVRSYDAISLKLSGDRTVAWGSGEQGERKARALTALMKATPGARHFDVSVPTAPASSGS; via the coding sequence GTGGCCGGACCGACCACCGCCGAACGCGGTGAACGCCAGCAGGAGTCGTCCGGCCCGCCCCGGGCCCGGTGGCTGCGCCCGCCGCGCCTTCGCACGGTCGTCGTCGCGGCCGTCGTCCTGGTGCTTCTCGCGGGCGGCACCGTCTGGCTGCTCTACGGTTCGGACTGGACGCGCGTGGAACGCGTGTCGGTCTCCGGCGCCCGTGTTCTGACGCCCGGGCAGGTGCGTGCGGCCGCCGACGTGCCGATCGGGGACCCGCTCGTCGCCGTCGACACCGCGGCGATCGAGGCGCGGCTCGCCCGGGCATTGCCCCGCATCGACGAAGTCCGCGTAGAGCGTTCCTGGCCGCACGGAATCGAGCTGAAAGTGACGGAGCGTACCCCGGTTCTCATTGTCCAAAAGGGCGGAAAGTACGTGGAAGTGGACGATGAAGGCGTCCGTTTCGCCACGGTTTCCCGCGCCCCGAAAGGCGTGCCCGAGCTGGAATTGGACCTCGCCCGTTCCGGCAACGCCGCGGCGAGTCTGCGCCGCTTCGACGAGGACCGCCTGGTGCGCGCGGCGGTAGGGGTGGCCGGCCGCCTTCCGGACGCGGTCGCCAAGGACGTACGGACCGTCAAGGTCCGTTCCTACGACGCCATCTCGCTGAAGTTGAGCGGTGACCGCACGGTGGCCTGGGGCAGCGGAGAGCAGGGCGAGCGGAAGGCCCGGGCGCTCACCGCGCTGATGAAAGCGACCCCCGGCGCGCGGCACTTCGACGTGAGCGTTCCCACCGCGCCCGCGTCATCAGGGAGTTGA
- the pgeF gene encoding peptidoglycan editing factor PgeF — MIGQRDTVNGAHFGFTDRWGGVSAVPYEELNLGGAVGDDPAAVMANRELAAKSLGADPARVVWMNQVHGADVAVVDGPWGDAPVPRVDAIVTAERGLALAVLTADCVPVLLADPVAGVAAAAHAGRPGLVAGVVPAAVRAMTGLGADPARIIARTGPAVCGRCYEVPERMRAEVAAAEPAAHAETSWGTPAVDVSAGVHAQLARLGVHDRAQSPVCTLESKDHFSYRRDRTTGRLAGYVWLD, encoded by the coding sequence GTGATAGGACAGCGCGACACTGTGAACGGCGCGCACTTCGGCTTCACCGACCGGTGGGGCGGAGTGAGCGCCGTTCCGTACGAGGAGCTCAACCTCGGCGGCGCGGTCGGTGACGACCCCGCCGCCGTCATGGCCAACCGGGAGCTGGCGGCCAAGTCACTGGGCGCCGACCCGGCCCGGGTGGTCTGGATGAACCAGGTCCACGGCGCCGACGTCGCCGTGGTCGACGGCCCCTGGGGGGACGCGCCCGTTCCGCGGGTCGACGCGATCGTCACCGCCGAACGCGGCCTCGCCCTCGCCGTCCTCACCGCCGACTGCGTGCCCGTCCTGCTGGCCGACCCGGTCGCCGGCGTCGCCGCCGCGGCCCACGCGGGCCGGCCCGGCCTGGTCGCCGGGGTCGTACCCGCCGCCGTACGCGCCATGACCGGACTCGGCGCCGACCCCGCCCGCATCATCGCCCGCACCGGACCCGCCGTGTGCGGCCGGTGCTACGAGGTACCCGAGCGGATGCGCGCCGAGGTCGCCGCCGCCGAACCGGCGGCGCACGCCGAGACGAGCTGGGGCACACCGGCGGTCGATGTGAGCGCCGGGGTGCACGCGCAGCTCGCACGCCTCGGGGTGCACGACCGGGCGCAGTCGCCGGTGTGCACGCTGGAGTCGAAGGACCACTTCTCGTACCGACGCGACCGCACCACCGGGCGGCTCGCGGGCTATGTCTGGCTGGACTGA
- the sepF gene encoding cell division protein SepF — MAGAMRKMAVYLGLVEDDGYDGRGFDPDDDFEPELDPEPERDHRRHEPAHQPHGSHQPQRDEEVRVVQPPAPREPVSRSASPGAESGRPARIAPVASITQERASLEKSAPVIMPKVVSEREPYRITTLHPRTYNEARTIGEHFREGTPVIMNLTEMDDTDAKRLVDFAAGLVFGLHGSIERVTQKVFLLSPANVDVTAEDKARIAEGGFFNQS; from the coding sequence ATGGCCGGCGCGATGCGCAAGATGGCGGTCTACCTCGGCCTCGTGGAGGACGATGGGTACGACGGCCGGGGGTTCGACCCCGACGACGACTTCGAACCCGAACTGGACCCGGAGCCCGAGCGGGACCACCGGCGGCACGAGCCGGCGCACCAGCCGCACGGTTCACATCAGCCCCAAAGGGACGAAGAGGTACGAGTCGTCCAGCCGCCCGCGCCGCGCGAGCCGGTCTCCCGATCCGCTTCGCCCGGGGCGGAATCGGGCCGCCCGGCGCGTATCGCGCCCGTGGCATCCATCACACAAGAACGCGCAAGCCTGGAAAAGAGCGCACCGGTCATCATGCCCAAGGTCGTGTCCGAACGAGAGCCCTACCGGATCACCACACTTCACCCCCGGACCTACAACGAGGCCCGTACCATCGGGGAACACTTCCGTGAGGGCACGCCGGTGATCATGAATCTCACTGAGATGGATGACACAGATGCGAAGCGACTTGTCGACTTTGCGGCCGGTTTGGTGTTTGGTCTTCACGGCAGTATCGAGCGGGTGACGCAGAAGGTGTTCCTGCTGTCTCCTGCTAACGTCGATGTCACGGCGGAGGACAAGGCCCGCATCGCAGAGGGCGGGTTCTTCAACCAGAGCTGA
- the ftsW gene encoding putative lipid II flippase FtsW, whose amino-acid sequence MPGSPQSRTGRPPVQRATGRPPAPKPPRDNPVLRAHRRLRRAWDRPLTAYYLISGAGALITVLGLIMVYSASQITALQLSLPGSYFFRKQALAALIGAGLLVAAMKMPVKLHRALAYPILAGAVVLMILVQIPGIGVAVNGNQNWIALGGSFQIQPSEFGKLALVLWGADLLARKQDKKLLTQWKHMLVPLVPAAFMLLGLIMIGGDMGTAIILTAILFGLLWLAGAPTRLFAGVLSIAVLLGFILIKTSPNRMARLGCLGATDPGPGDACWQAVHGIYALASGGLFGSGLGASVEKWGQLPEAHTDFIFAVTGEELGLAGTLSVLALFAALGYAGIRVAGRTEDPFVRYAAGGVTTWITAQAVINIGAVLGLLPIAGVPLPLFSYGGSALLPTMFAIGLLIAFARDEPGARAALALRQPRFGRKRGARGPGSKRNPRSWNTMRRRASKARSSGER is encoded by the coding sequence ATGCCCGGTAGTCCTCAGAGCCGTACCGGGCGTCCGCCCGTGCAGCGGGCCACCGGACGGCCTCCCGCGCCGAAGCCGCCGCGCGACAACCCCGTGCTCCGCGCCCACCGACGCCTGCGCCGCGCCTGGGACCGGCCGCTGACCGCCTACTACCTGATCTCCGGCGCCGGCGCGCTGATCACCGTGCTCGGTCTGATCATGGTCTACTCGGCGTCCCAGATCACCGCGCTCCAGCTCTCGCTGCCGGGGTCGTACTTCTTCCGCAAGCAGGCCCTGGCCGCCCTGATCGGCGCCGGGCTGCTGGTGGCCGCGATGAAGATGCCGGTGAAGCTGCACCGGGCGCTGGCCTACCCGATCCTCGCCGGTGCCGTCGTCCTGATGATCCTGGTGCAGATCCCCGGGATAGGAGTCGCGGTCAACGGCAACCAGAACTGGATCGCGCTCGGCGGCTCCTTCCAGATCCAGCCCAGCGAGTTCGGCAAGCTCGCCCTGGTGCTGTGGGGCGCGGACCTGCTCGCCCGCAAGCAGGACAAGAAGCTGCTGACCCAGTGGAAACACATGCTGGTGCCGCTGGTGCCGGCCGCGTTCATGCTGCTCGGGCTGATCATGATCGGCGGCGACATGGGCACGGCGATCATCCTGACCGCGATCCTCTTCGGCCTGCTGTGGCTGGCGGGCGCGCCCACCCGGCTGTTCGCCGGTGTGCTGTCGATCGCCGTGCTGCTCGGCTTCATCCTCATCAAGACCAGCCCCAACCGCATGGCCCGGCTGGGCTGTCTCGGCGCCACCGACCCCGGCCCCGGCGACGCCTGCTGGCAGGCGGTGCACGGCATCTACGCCCTCGCCTCGGGCGGACTGTTCGGATCCGGGCTCGGTGCCAGTGTGGAGAAATGGGGTCAACTCCCCGAAGCACACACGGACTTCATCTTCGCCGTCACCGGTGAGGAGCTGGGCCTGGCGGGGACGCTGTCGGTGCTCGCCCTCTTCGCGGCTCTAGGCTATGCGGGTATCCGCGTGGCCGGACGCACGGAAGACCCGTTCGTGAGGTATGCCGCGGGAGGCGTGACCACCTGGATCACGGCCCAAGCCGTGATCAACATCGGTGCGGTCCTCGGGCTGCTCCCGATCGCCGGTGTTCCGCTCCCGCTGTTCTCCTACGGCGGTTCCGCCCTGCTGCCGACCATGTTCGCCATCGGTCTGCTGATCGCCTTCGCGCGTGACGAACCCGGTGCGCGGGCGGCGCTTGCGCTGCGGCAACCTCGCTTTGGTAGAAAGCGGGGAGCCAGGGGTCCCGGGTCCAAGCGGAACCCCCGGAGTTGGAACACGATGCGACGGCGTGCCTCGAAGGCGCGCTCGTCCGGAGAGCGGTGA
- the ftsZ gene encoding cell division protein FtsZ translates to MAAPQNYLAVIKVIGVGGGGVNAINRMIEVGLKGVEFIAINTDAQALLMSDADVKLDVGRELTRGLGAGANPAVGRKAAEDHREEIEEVLKGADMVFVTAGEGGGTGTGGAPVVANIARSLGALTIGVVTRPFTFEGRRRANQAEDGIAELREEVDTLIVIPNDRLLSISDRQVSVLDAFKSADQVLLSGVQGITDLITTPGLINLDFADVKSVMSEAGSALMGIGSARGDDRAVAAAEMAISSPLLEASIDGARGVLLSISGGSDLGLFEINEAAQLVSEAAHPEANIIFGAVIDDALGDEVRVTVIAAGFDGGQPPSKQRDNVLGASSSAKREEPTPVRQPESRPSFGSLGSVKPKEEPEPAPAPEPVSDLPQVAPPPVPPSRTYSDSAAEELDVPDFLK, encoded by the coding sequence GTGGCAGCACCGCAGAACTACCTCGCAGTCATCAAAGTCATCGGTGTCGGCGGCGGTGGTGTCAATGCCATCAACCGGATGATCGAGGTCGGTCTCAAGGGCGTCGAGTTCATCGCCATCAACACCGACGCGCAGGCGCTGTTGATGAGCGACGCCGACGTCAAGCTCGACGTCGGCCGCGAACTCACCCGCGGACTCGGCGCCGGAGCCAACCCGGCCGTCGGCCGCAAGGCCGCCGAGGACCACCGCGAGGAGATCGAGGAGGTCCTCAAGGGGGCCGACATGGTCTTCGTGACAGCCGGTGAAGGCGGCGGCACCGGCACCGGCGGCGCGCCCGTCGTGGCCAACATCGCCCGCTCGCTCGGCGCCCTCACCATCGGCGTGGTCACCCGCCCGTTCACCTTCGAGGGAAGGCGCCGGGCCAACCAGGCCGAGGACGGCATCGCCGAGCTCCGCGAAGAGGTCGACACCCTCATCGTCATCCCCAACGACCGGCTGCTGTCCATCTCGGACCGGCAGGTCAGCGTGCTCGACGCGTTCAAGTCCGCCGACCAGGTGCTGCTGTCCGGTGTGCAGGGCATCACCGACCTGATCACCACGCCCGGCCTGATCAACCTGGACTTCGCCGACGTGAAGTCCGTCATGTCCGAGGCCGGTTCGGCCCTCATGGGCATCGGCTCGGCCCGCGGCGACGACCGCGCGGTGGCCGCCGCCGAGATGGCGATCTCCTCCCCGCTGCTCGAGGCGTCCATCGACGGCGCCCGAGGCGTGCTGCTCTCCATCTCCGGCGGCTCCGACCTCGGCCTGTTCGAGATCAACGAGGCCGCCCAGCTGGTCAGCGAGGCCGCCCACCCCGAGGCCAACATCATCTTCGGCGCGGTCATCGACGACGCCCTCGGCGACGAGGTCCGGGTCACCGTGATCGCGGCCGGTTTCGACGGGGGCCAGCCGCCGTCCAAGCAGCGGGACAACGTCCTCGGCGCCTCCTCCTCGGCCAAGCGCGAGGAACCCACCCCGGTGCGGCAGCCCGAGAGCCGTCCGTCCTTCGGTTCGCTCGGCAGCGTCAAGCCGAAGGAGGAGCCGGAGCCGGCCCCCGCGCCGGAGCCGGTGAGCGACCTGCCGCAGGTCGCCCCGCCGCCGGTCCCGCCGTCCCGCACCTACTCGGACAGTGCGGCCGAGGAACTGGACGTGCCGGACTTCCTGAAGTGA
- the murG gene encoding undecaprenyldiphospho-muramoylpentapeptide beta-N-acetylglucosaminyltransferase translates to MHVVLAGGGTAGHIEPALALADALRRQDPTVGITALGTERGLETRLVPERGYELALIPAVPLPRKPTPELITVPGRLRGTIKATEQILERTKADAVVGFGGYVALPGYLAAKRLGVPIVVHEANARPGLANKIGSRYAAQVAVSTPDSKLRNSRYIGIPLRRSIATLDRAAARPEARAMFGLDPNLPTLLVTGGSQGARRLNEVIQQVAPRLQQAGIQILHAVGPKNELPQVQQMPGMPPYIPVSYLDRMDLAYAAADMMLCRAGAMTVAELSAVGLPAAYVPLPIGNGEQRLNAQPVVKAGGGLLVDDADLTPEWVQHEVLPVLADPHRLYEMSRAAAEFGRRDADDLLVGMVYEAIAARAHR, encoded by the coding sequence GTGCATGTCGTACTCGCCGGCGGAGGAACCGCGGGCCACATCGAGCCCGCGCTCGCCCTCGCGGACGCCCTGCGCAGGCAGGATCCGACCGTGGGCATCACGGCCCTGGGCACGGAACGCGGTCTCGAGACCCGCCTCGTACCCGAGCGCGGGTACGAACTGGCGCTGATCCCGGCCGTACCGCTGCCACGCAAGCCCACCCCCGAGCTGATCACCGTCCCGGGCCGGCTGCGCGGCACCATCAAGGCGACCGAGCAGATCCTGGAGCGCACCAAGGCGGACGCCGTCGTCGGTTTCGGCGGCTACGTGGCCCTGCCCGGCTACCTCGCGGCCAAGCGGCTCGGCGTGCCGATCGTCGTCCACGAGGCCAACGCCCGCCCCGGTCTGGCCAACAAGATCGGTTCGCGGTACGCGGCCCAGGTCGCCGTGTCCACGCCGGACAGCAAGCTGCGCAACTCCCGCTACATCGGCATCCCGCTGCGCCGCTCCATCGCCACCCTCGACCGGGCCGCCGCCCGCCCCGAGGCCCGCGCGATGTTCGGGCTCGACCCCAACCTGCCCACGCTGCTGGTCACCGGCGGCTCGCAGGGCGCCCGCCGCCTCAACGAGGTGATCCAGCAGGTCGCGCCCCGGCTCCAGCAGGCCGGCATCCAGATCCTGCACGCGGTCGGCCCCAAGAACGAACTGCCGCAGGTCCAGCAGATGCCGGGGATGCCCCCGTACATCCCGGTAAGTTACCTGGACCGGATGGACCTCGCGTACGCCGCGGCCGACATGATGCTCTGCCGCGCGGGCGCGATGACCGTCGCCGAACTCTCCGCCGTCGGACTCCCGGCCGCCTACGTCCCGCTGCCCATCGGCAACGGCGAACAGCGGCTCAACGCCCAGCCGGTGGTCAAGGCCGGCGGCGGTCTGCTGGTCGACGACGCGGACCTCACCCCCGAGTGGGTGCAGCACGAAGTCCTGCCCGTGCTCGCCGACCCGCACAGGCTGTACGAGATGTCCCGCGCCGCCGCCGAGTTCGGCCGCCGGGACGCCGACGACCTGCTCGTCGGCATGGTGTACGAGGCGATCGCCGCCCGTGCACACCGCTAG
- a CDS encoding YggS family pyridoxal phosphate-dependent enzyme — translation MTDRKHELAGNLAKVEERIAAACAAAGRPRDEVTLIVVTKTYPADDVRALADLGVRHVAENRDQDAAPKAAACSDLPLSWHFVGQLQTNKVRSVVGYADVVQSVDRPKLVTALSKEAVRAGREVGCLLQVALDAEEGARGDRGGVSPEGIEELADLVAGADGLRLDGLMTVAPLTGEYAGRQQAAFERLMDLSTCVRRAHPAANMVSAGMSADLEQAVAAGATHVRVGTAVLGVRPRLG, via the coding sequence ATGACGGACCGTAAGCACGAACTCGCCGGAAATCTGGCGAAAGTGGAGGAGCGCATCGCCGCCGCCTGTGCGGCCGCGGGCCGCCCCCGCGACGAGGTGACCCTCATCGTGGTCACCAAGACCTACCCCGCCGACGACGTGCGCGCCCTGGCGGACCTCGGCGTGCGCCACGTCGCCGAGAATCGCGACCAGGACGCCGCGCCCAAGGCCGCCGCGTGCTCGGACCTGCCCCTTTCGTGGCATTTCGTGGGTCAGTTGCAGACCAACAAGGTGCGTTCGGTGGTCGGTTACGCGGATGTCGTGCAGTCCGTCGACCGTCCCAAGCTCGTCACAGCTCTGTCGAAGGAGGCCGTGCGGGCCGGGCGCGAGGTGGGGTGCCTGCTTCAGGTCGCCCTCGACGCAGAGGAGGGCGCGCGCGGTGATCGCGGTGGTGTGTCGCCCGAAGGAATCGAAGAGTTGGCCGACCTCGTCGCCGGGGCCGACGGACTGCGCCTGGACGGGCTGATGACGGTGGCGCCGCTCACCGGGGAGTACGCGGGGCGCCAACAGGCGGCGTTCGAGCGCCTCATGGATTTGTCGACCTGCGTGCGCCGAGCCCATCCGGCTGCGAACATGGTCTCCGCAGGGATGAGTGCGGATCTCGAACAGGCCGTGGCCGCCGGAGCGACACATGTACGCGTCGGCACTGCGGTACTCGGAGTCCGCCCCAGGCTCGGGTAA